The genomic stretch ATCTCTGTAAACAGTACACTATTTTACTAGTAGAAAATTTTTCTCACGGTAAAGATATTATGGAAGTCTAAATCTTCGTTGATTCTTTTAACTTCTAAATTGGAAAAATTAGTAAGCCAGCGCAGGAGGCGATTGGGAAAAGCAGTAATCACATAAATCCCACCTTTTTCTTCAATGGTGGTGAAGAAGTCTTCTTGAGAGGACAGATGTCCCCAAGGGATATTAAACTTTGTCAAATAAACCGGCAGTGCCGCCCGGTCGTACTCTCCTAAAAAAACGGGAAGGGGATTACTCTCATAAATCTTCTTAAAGGCTTTTAAAAGGGAAAATGGTCGGTAATGAAATTGATAATAGTTGTAATTCAAATCTTGAGATTGAATGCCTTCGGTGATATCATTAGCAATTTTCCTCTCAATATGTTTCAATTGAAAACCAAAGGTAAGGTAGTTATAAATTACTATCCCCAGAACTAAAAAAACTTTCGGAAAATTCTTACCCATTAAGTCCAGAATTGATTCCGTCAAAATAGAAAGGAAAAGGGCAAAGAAAGGGGTTAAAATAACAAAAATTCGGTGGTAAGGACGGTCACCGCGAATAAAACTAAAAAAGAACGGAACAAGGAGAGTAAAGATTAAAAGTCCAAGGTAAGATCTTTTTCTCTTTTGCCAATAAGAGATTAGACCAAGGATGATTATCGGAATAAATAGATACCTCCCGGAAAGGAAATGGGCAAAGGTAAAAGGCATTGTTTGAGAAAGGGTGGGCACATAGAAAAGTCCCCGACTCTGAACAAAACGATTACTAAGAACATCTTTTAGGACTGGGGAATAGAAAAGGATTGCGAGGAAAATACCGGCGGTTAAAAAAGAAAGAAGAGAAAACCGAACTTTTTTTATCCCGGCATCTAATCCTTTCAATCTTCCTTTCTCTTTTACCAGTTCATCTTTTCCCTTTCCTTTATTCTTAACTTTAACCTTTTCTTTTCTTCTCCTATGATGAAGAAAAAGAGGGAAAAAGTAATAACCGAAAATCGCTAAAATGAGATAGAGGTTAGAGGGTATGGCATAAAGGGTAAAAGCCGTAGTGAAAGTAATTATTAAACCAGAAGGAAAATTGGGCTTTTGAAGAAAAGAGAGGAGATAATAAAAAAGGATAGTTGAAAGCATAATACTCAAACTGAATCCTCTCACCTGTAAGGCGAAGTTATAGTAAGTAACAGTGGTGACGAAAGTGGCAAGGGCAAGTAAAGCAATCGTTTGATTGAAGAATCTCTTTCCAAGACGATAAAGATAAAACAGGGTAATTAGGGTATAGAGCAATTCTAATAAGCGAATTTTATACGGCGCTTCCAGTAGTTGGTAAATATCTTTTATCCCGAAAATTTTCAGATAGAGATTATTTATTAAATTAGCCAATATGTGATTATTGGGAAAAGAATAGTCGGTTATGGTCTTTTTAATTGGGCAGAAGACATAATTGGTTAAAGTGAATACCTCATCGTACCAGAAATCAATGTTGAAATAACGTCGCAGGAAAATAAAAAAAGGAATTAAGATTAAAAAAGGAAAAAGGCGATAAATTATCTCTTTTCTCTTGGTCATTATCAGGGTTGGGAAAGATAGGGTTTTAAGAACTTTCCCGTCCAGGAGCGCTCGTTCTTTACTATCTCCTCTGGTGGTCCTTCCGCCACAATGTAACCACCGGCATCTCCCCCTTCCGGTCCTAAATCAATAATCCAATCCGCAGATTTAATTACTTCCATATTATGTTCAATCACCACCACAGTATTGCCCATATCCACTAAACGATTTAACACCTCCAATAATAACCGCACATCTTCAAAATGCAAACCCGTGGTTGGTTCGTCTAAAAGGTAAAGGGTGCGACCTGTTGCTATCTTTGACAATTCCTTTGCCAACTTCACCCGCTGTGCTTCGCCACCGGAGAGGGTTGGGGCGGGTTGACCAAGTTTTAAGTAGCCAAGACCAACATCTCTTAAAAGTTGCAA from candidate division WOR-3 bacterium encodes the following:
- a CDS encoding glycosyltransferase family 39 protein, whose amino-acid sequence is MTKRKEIIYRLFPFLILIPFFIFLRRYFNIDFWYDEVFTLTNYVFCPIKKTITDYSFPNNHILANLINNLYLKIFGIKDIYQLLEAPYKIRLLELLYTLITLFYLYRLGKRFFNQTIALLALATFVTTVTYYNFALQVRGFSLSIMLSTILFYYLLSFLQKPNFPSGLIITFTTAFTLYAIPSNLYLILAIFGYYFFPLFLHHRRRKEKVKVKNKGKGKDELVKEKGRLKGLDAGIKKVRFSLLSFLTAGIFLAILFYSPVLKDVLSNRFVQSRGLFYVPTLSQTMPFTFAHFLSGRYLFIPIIILGLISYWQKRKRSYLGLLIFTLLVPFFFSFIRGDRPYHRIFVILTPFFALFLSILTESILDLMGKNFPKVFLVLGIVIYNYLTFGFQLKHIERKIANDITEGIQSQDLNYNYYQFHYRPFSLLKAFKKIYESNPLPVFLGEYDRAALPVYLTKFNIPWGHLSSQEDFFTTIEEKGGIYVITAFPNRLLRWLTNFSNLEVKRINEDLDFHNIFTVRKIFY